From Tiliqua scincoides isolate rTilSci1 chromosome 2, rTilSci1.hap2, whole genome shotgun sequence, the proteins below share one genomic window:
- the LOC136642221 gene encoding protein NipSnap homolog 3B-like, which produces MLRASLLGLLLRRAAAGAAAELRAQPHLYQVCSPLTTGPRQDVGTIYELRTYDVKPAKSKEFVELVNKNISVRMAHSEMIGFWMVELGAMNKAFHIWKYDNYAHRTAVRKAIFHDTEWQEKLSAILPLLHKQDMEIAYLVPWCRLGTPPKQGVYELVTYQMKPGGPALWGKSFRAVIEAHISKDYAKLIGVFHAEFGALNTVHVLWWYENPDSRAAGRHDAHEDARVVAAVRESVQFLESQRNMLLISLPFSPLK; this is translated from the exons CCACATCTGTATCAAGTTTGTTCACCTTTGACCACCGGACCCAGGCAAGATGTTGGCACAATCTATGAACTTCGTACTTACGATGTCAAACCAGCAAAGTCAAAGGAGTTTGTGGAGTTGGTCAATAAAAACATTAGCGTTCGTATGGCTCACTCGGAGATGATTGGATTTTGGATGGTTGAACTTGGTGCAATGAATAAGGCCTTCCATATTTGGAAATATG ATAACTATGCCCACAgaacagcagtaagaaaagctatATTCCATGACACAGAATGGCAGGAAAAATTATCTGCAATTTTGCCACTTTTACATAAACAGGATATGGAAATAGCTTACCTGGTTCCATGGTGTCGGCTCGGGACTCCTCCAAAACAAG GAGTTTATGAGTTGGTTACTTATCAGATGAAGCCAGGTGGGCCAGCACTTTGGGGAAAGTCATTCAGAGCTGTGATTGAGGCACACATCAGTAAAGACTATGCTAAACTGATCGGTGTCTTCCACGCAGAATTTGGAGCACTTAATACAG TTCATGTGCTGTGGTGGTACGAGAACCCAGATAGCCGTGCAGCTGGAAGGCATGATGCCCATGAAGATGCCAGGGTAGTAGCTGCTG TACGGGAGAGTGTTCAGTTCTTGGAATCTCAGAGAAATATGCTCCTGATTTCTTTACCATTTTCGCCTTTGAAATAA